In a genomic window of Tripterygium wilfordii isolate XIE 37 chromosome 8, ASM1340144v1, whole genome shotgun sequence:
- the LOC120003358 gene encoding probable amino-acid acetyltransferase NAGS2, chloroplastic, translated as MAAASSNCRAPLRDYTRLFPELFSCARGIKGRAEKVRFQFQLKPGTLSAFTASRGREGVLANCNGKSSGSVEEMYNSVEDKLFVKWFREAWPYLWAHREGTFVVIISGEIVSSPFLDPILKDLAFLHHLGIRFVIVPGTHVQIDKLLAERGNESKYVGRYRITDSEALAAAMEAAGRIRIMMEAKLSPGPSICNIRRHGDNSRWHDVGVSVASGNFLAAKKRGVVKGIDFGATGEVKKVDVSRMRERLDGGCIVILSNLGYSSSGEVLNCNTYEVATACALAIGADKLICIMDGPILDEYGRLIRFLTLQEADTLVRERAKQSEIAAHYVKAVGKEDPTCLEHSDSVNIVDNNSNGIVPLSQNGKAILDGHKVTFQNGVGFDDRNGLWSGEQGFAIGGQERQSRKNGYLSELAAAAFVCRGGVQRVHLLDGTIGGVLLLELFKRDGMGTMVASDLYEGTRMATATDFSGIRQILQPLEESGVLIRRTDEELLRSLDYFIVVEREGQILACSALFPFFEEKCGEVAAIAVSPDCRGQGNGDKLLDYIEKKASSLGLEMLFLLTTRTADWFSKRGFSECSIELIPEKRRKNINLSRRSKYYMKKLQPDASGITVYKEAAV; from the exons ATGGCGGCTGCTTCTTCAAACTGTCGCGCTCCACTGCGGGATTACACACGTTTATTTCCTGAGTTGTTCTCTTGTGCTCGAGGAATCAAGGGAAGGGCAGAGAAGGTTCGATTTCAGTTCCAGCTAAAGCCCGGAACTTTGAGTGCTTTTACCGCCAGCAGGGGTAGGGAAGGGGTTTTGGCGAATTGCAATGGGAAGAGTAGTGGCAGCGTTGAAGAGATGTACAATTCTGTTGAGGACAAGCTGTTTGTGAAATGGTTCCGCGAGGCCTGGCCGTACTTGTGGGCTCACAGAGAGGGCACCTTCGTTGTCATTATCTCTGGTGAAATCGTCTCTAGCCCCTTCTTGGATCCCATTTTGAAG GATTTAGCTTTCCTTCATCATCTGGGAATCAGATTTGTGATTGTACCAGGCACCCATGTCCAAATTGACAAGCTTTTAGCTGAGAGAG GAAACGAATCGAAGTATGTTGGTCGGTACAGGATCACCGACTCTGAAGCTCTAGCTGCAGCGATGGAAGCAGCTGGAAGAATCCGTATCATGATGGAAGCAAAACTCTCGCCTGGGCCTTCTATATGCAATATACGTCGACATGGTGACAATAGTCGTTGGCACGACGTTGGTGTCAGTGTTGCTAGTGGTAACTTCCTTGCAGCCAAG AAAAGAGGAGTTGTTAAGGGCATTGATTTTGGGGCAACTGGTGAAGTCAAGAAAGTAGACGTTTCTCGCATGCGTGAGAGGCTTGATGGAGGTTGTATTGTTATCTTAAGCAACCTGGGCTATTCGAGTTCTGGAGAAGTATTAAACTGCAA tACGTATGAGGTTGCTACAGCTTGCGCCTTAGCTATTGGAGCAGATAAGCTTATTTGCATCATGGATGGTCCAATTCTAGATGAATATGGACGCCTTATTCGTTTTTTGACACTTCAGGAGGCAGACACGCTGGTTCGTGAGAGGGCTAAGCAAAGTGAGATAGCTGCTCATTATGTGAAAGCAGTTGGTAAAGAAGATCCAACATGTCTTGAACATAGTGATTCTGTCAACATTGTAGACAACAATTCCAATGGAATTGTTCCTTTATCACAAAATGGAAAAGCAATTCTTGATGGGCACAAGGTGACATTTCAAAATGGTGTTGGTTTTGATGATAGGAATGGACTATGGTCAGGCGAACAGGGCTTTGCTATTGGAGGTCAAGAGCggcaaagtagaaaaaatgGTTATCTTTCCGAATTGGCGGCCGCAGCTTTTGTTTGTAGG GGTGGTGTTCAAAGAGTGCATTTGTTAGATGGCACTATTGGTGGTGTTTTATTATTGGAACTGTTTAAGAGGGATGGAATGGGAACAATGGTGGCTAG TGATCTTTATGAAGGAACTCGGATGGCTACGGCAACAGATTTCTCTGGAATAAGACAAATTTTACAACCTCTGGAAGAATCTGGTGTTCTGATCCGAAGAACTGATGAAGAG TTACTTCGATCACTGGATTATTTCATTGTTGTGGAAAGAGAAGGTCAGATCCTTGCTTGTTCTGctctttttcctttctttgaggagaagtgtggagaGGTTGCTGCTATTGCAGTTTCTCCTGACTGCCGTGGACAGGGAAATGGAGATAAATTGCTTG ATTACATTGAGAAGAAGGCCTCCTCCCTTGGATTGGAGATGCTTTTCCTGCTTACCACCCGTACCGCGGACTG GTTTAGTAAACGCGGATTCTCTGAATGTTCAATTGAGTTGATACCAGAGAAGCGGCGGAAGAATATCAATCTCTCACGTAGATCCAAATACTATATGAAGAAACTGCAGCCTGATGCAAGTGGAATTACTGTCTATAAAGAAGCTGCAGTCTAA
- the LOC120004336 gene encoding uncharacterized protein LOC120004336 produces the protein MEALLSQFAFLSDEALRDKNFDPSTIEDLMKLFEIEAYKSWVAMELEQEKAEIDLAQAERDLDSVMESAMDEFRRFEEGKERMSKEELSRLEETAERERKMGKLTGKAAIVASKIYIEAATASMKSASKGISSNKVHPN, from the coding sequence atggaagctcTCCTCTCTCAATTCGCCTTTCTCTCAGACGAAGCTTTACGAGACAAGAACTTCGATCCATCCACGATCGAAGACCTGATGAAACTGTTCGAGATTGAAGCGTACAAGTCATGGGTAGCCATGGAACTCGAACAAGAAAAAGCTGAAATTGACTTGGCGCAAGCGGAAAGAGACCTCGATTCGGTCATGGAGAGCGCTATGGACGAGTTCAGGCGGTTCGAGGAGGGGAAGGAACGGATGTCGAAGGAAGAATTGAGTCGTCTGGAAGAGACTgcagagagggagagaaagatGGGGAAATTGACGGGAAAAGCCGCCATTGTTGCTTCGAAGATTTATATTGAGGCTGCTACTGCTTCAATGAAATCTGCTTCGAAGGGAATTTCCTCCAACAAGGTCCATCCTaattaa